One Psychrobacillus glaciei genomic region harbors:
- the rpsP gene encoding 30S ribosomal protein S16 yields MAVKIRLKRMGAKKSPFYRIVVADSRAPRDGRQIVTVGTYNPLTKPAEVKINEELALKWLQDGAKPSDTVRNLFSEQGIMEKFHNAKLGK; encoded by the coding sequence ATGGCAGTTAAAATTCGTTTAAAACGTATGGGAGCAAAAAAATCTCCTTTCTATCGTATTGTAGTAGCAGACTCTCGCGCTCCACGTGATGGTCGTCAAATTGTAACAGTAGGTACTTATAATCCACTTACTAAACCAGCTGAAGTTAAAATTAACGAAGAATTAGCGTTAAAATGGCTTCAAGATGGTGCGAAACCATCTGATACAGTACGTAACTTGTTCTCAGAACAAGGAATTATGGAAAAATTCCATAACGCAAAACTCGGCAAATAA
- a CDS encoding KH domain-containing protein, with product MKQLIEAIVKPLVDYPDKVQIEKEESVNRIVYKLSVHPEDMGKVIGKQGRVAKAIRTIVYSAAGSHQKKKTYVDILD from the coding sequence GTGAAGCAGCTGATCGAAGCAATCGTAAAACCATTAGTTGATTATCCAGACAAGGTTCAGATTGAAAAAGAAGAAAGCGTAAACCGTATAGTTTATAAGCTATCTGTTCATCCTGAAGATATGGGGAAAGTAATTGGCAAACAAGGGCGAGTAGCGAAAGCGATTCGTACTATTGTTTACTCAGCGGCAGGCAGTCACCAGAAGAAAAAAACATATGTCGACATTCTAGATTAA
- the rimM gene encoding ribosome maturation factor RimM (Essential for efficient processing of 16S rRNA), with product MEWFNVGKIVNTHGIWGEIRVISTTDFPDERYEVGSELGLYKADGSKPIIVKVASHRKHKNFDLLTFEGYTLLKDVELLKNALLKVSEKYLSDLEDNEYYFHEIIGCTVESIEGETIGKITEIIQTGANDVWTVQPTIGKTHYIPYIEDVVKTIDIENKKIIIEVLDGLLS from the coding sequence ATGGAATGGTTTAACGTTGGTAAAATCGTAAATACACATGGTATTTGGGGAGAAATTCGTGTTATATCTACCACAGACTTTCCTGATGAACGCTATGAAGTAGGAAGTGAACTTGGGCTTTATAAAGCAGATGGATCAAAACCGATTATTGTGAAAGTGGCTAGTCATAGAAAACATAAAAACTTTGATTTGTTAACATTTGAAGGATATACATTGTTAAAGGATGTTGAACTTTTAAAAAATGCGCTATTAAAAGTATCAGAAAAGTATCTTTCTGACTTAGAAGATAATGAATACTACTTTCATGAAATTATAGGATGTACAGTTGAATCAATTGAAGGTGAAACGATAGGTAAAATCACTGAAATTATTCAAACAGGCGCCAATGATGTATGGACGGTTCAACCAACTATAGGGAAGACACATTATATTCCTTATATTGAGGATGTAGTAAAAACAATAGATATTGAAAACAAAAAAATTATTATCGAAGTGTTAGATGGTTTATTATCATGA
- the trmD gene encoding tRNA (guanosine(37)-N1)-methyltransferase TrmD has translation MNIHILSLFPEMFAGVFNTSILKKAQEKNEVVLNVLNFRDFSGNKHHQVDDYPYGGGAGMVLKPEPLFNAVESLTTNTEQKRRIILLCPQGERFSQQKAEELSQEEELIFICGHYEGYDERIREHLITDEISLGDFVLTGGELAAMTIVDSVVRLLPNVLGNAESHEKDSFSTGLLEHPHYTRPVEYRGYKVPDVLLSGNHAEIEKWRREQSLKRTAERRPELLETAELTDRDKQVLRVLKSYHK, from the coding sequence ATGAACATTCATATTCTTTCCCTATTTCCCGAAATGTTTGCAGGTGTTTTTAATACATCCATTTTGAAAAAAGCACAGGAAAAGAATGAAGTAGTTCTAAATGTATTGAATTTCCGAGACTTTTCTGGAAACAAGCATCACCAAGTAGATGATTATCCTTACGGTGGAGGGGCGGGCATGGTATTAAAGCCGGAACCGCTCTTTAATGCAGTAGAGTCTCTTACAACAAATACTGAGCAAAAGCGACGCATCATATTACTATGTCCTCAAGGAGAACGCTTTTCCCAACAAAAAGCGGAAGAACTTTCTCAAGAGGAAGAGCTAATATTCATTTGCGGGCATTATGAAGGATATGATGAACGTATTCGCGAGCATCTGATAACTGATGAAATTTCTTTGGGAGATTTTGTGCTTACAGGAGGAGAGTTAGCCGCAATGACGATTGTAGACAGTGTCGTGAGGCTATTACCGAATGTTTTAGGAAATGCAGAGTCACATGAAAAAGATTCCTTTTCAACTGGTCTTCTCGAGCATCCGCATTACACTCGTCCGGTAGAGTATCGAGGATACAAAGTACCCGATGTGTTATTATCAGGAAATCATGCGGAGATTGAAAAATGGAGAAGAGAACAGTCTCTGAAAAGAACAGCAGAAAGAAGACCAGAGTTATTAGAAACAGCTGAATTGACTGATAGAGATAAACAAGTCCTTCGAGTGTTAAAATCGTATCATAAATAA
- the rplS gene encoding 50S ribosomal protein L19: MQNIISEITKEQLRSDLPTFRPGDTVRVHVKIVEGTRERIQMYEGIVIQRRGGGISETFTVRKISSGVGVERIFPVHTPKIALLEVIRRGKVRRAKLFYLRDLRGKAARIKERR; encoded by the coding sequence ATGCAAAACATTATTTCAGAAATCACAAAAGAACAATTACGCTCAGATCTTCCTACTTTCCGTCCAGGTGACACAGTTCGTGTACACGTTAAGATCGTAGAGGGAACTCGTGAACGTATTCAAATGTACGAAGGTATTGTTATTCAACGTCGTGGTGGTGGAATAAGCGAAACTTTCACAGTTCGTAAAATTTCATCAGGTGTTGGGGTTGAACGTATTTTCCCAGTTCACACGCCAAAAATTGCACTTTTAGAAGTAATTCGTCGTGGTAAAGTTCGTCGTGCTAAATTGTTCTACTTACGCGATCTACGCGGTAAAGCGGCTCGTATTAAAGAACGTCGCTAA
- the lepB gene encoding signal peptidase I, translated as MERVKKEKNELWEWSKALLIAFGIAAIIRFFLFTPIVVDGESMMPTLKNGDRMVVNKIGYMVGEPHRFDIVVFHAPEQKNYIKRVIGLPGDRVEYKNDQLYINGKAIPEPYLDPYKSEITEGSLTDDFTLEETAAQVDKIPEGYIFVMGDNRRYSKDSRLIGLVAIDEIIGNTNLVFWPFDEIGFVK; from the coding sequence ATGGAACGAGTGAAGAAAGAAAAGAACGAATTATGGGAATGGTCCAAAGCCCTGTTAATTGCCTTTGGTATCGCCGCGATTATTCGTTTCTTTTTATTTACACCAATAGTAGTAGACGGTGAATCAATGATGCCGACTTTAAAAAATGGTGACCGAATGGTTGTCAATAAAATTGGTTATATGGTTGGTGAACCACATCGTTTTGATATAGTTGTATTTCATGCCCCAGAGCAAAAAAATTACATTAAACGTGTAATTGGACTTCCTGGAGATCGTGTTGAATATAAAAATGATCAGCTATACATTAACGGCAAAGCAATTCCAGAACCATATTTAGATCCGTACAAAAGTGAAATAACGGAGGGGTCTTTAACAGATGACTTCACGTTAGAAGAGACTGCTGCTCAAGTGGATAAAATTCCAGAAGGCTATATTTTTGTCATGGGAGATAACCGAAGATACAGTAAAGATAGTCGACTTATTGGTTTGGTTGCAATTGATGAGATAATTGGAAATACAAATCTCGTTTTCTGGCCATTTGATGAAATTGGCTTTGTGAAATAG
- the ylqF gene encoding ribosome biogenesis GTPase YlqF → MTIQWFPGHMAKARREVTENLKLVDIIFELVDARLPLSSRNPMIDQVVHQKTRLLILNKMDMADETETKKWIAYFDSKGLPTVAINSLEGKGLQAVFKAAKELLKPKWDRMNERGIKPRAIRAMIVGIPNVGKSTLINRFAKKNIAKTGNTPGLTKRQQWIKVEREIELLDTPGILWPKFEDQQVGYKLALTGAIKDALINMEDLAVYGLRFLQEHYPRRMQERYQLTEVSEDLVETFDHIGKLRRCFAGGGEIDYDQVAELIVRDIRNLHLGRLTFDNVTE, encoded by the coding sequence ATGACCATACAATGGTTTCCGGGTCACATGGCCAAAGCAAGAAGAGAAGTTACAGAGAATTTAAAACTGGTGGATATCATTTTTGAATTAGTGGATGCAAGATTGCCGTTATCTTCTAGAAATCCGATGATTGATCAAGTCGTACATCAAAAAACGAGATTACTTATATTAAATAAGATGGATATGGCTGATGAAACGGAAACAAAAAAATGGATAGCCTATTTTGACTCAAAAGGGCTTCCTACAGTGGCGATAAACTCTTTAGAAGGAAAAGGTCTACAGGCTGTCTTTAAAGCCGCTAAAGAGCTTTTAAAGCCCAAATGGGATCGAATGAATGAACGAGGTATTAAACCTCGTGCAATTCGTGCGATGATCGTAGGTATTCCGAATGTTGGAAAATCTACACTGATTAATCGATTTGCGAAAAAGAATATTGCGAAAACTGGTAATACACCTGGCCTTACTAAAAGGCAGCAATGGATAAAAGTCGAAAGGGAAATCGAATTACTGGATACACCTGGTATTCTTTGGCCGAAATTCGAAGACCAACAAGTTGGCTATAAACTTGCATTAACCGGAGCTATCAAAGATGCTCTGATCAATATGGAAGATTTGGCAGTGTACGGACTTCGATTTTTACAAGAACATTATCCAAGGCGCATGCAAGAAAGATATCAATTAACAGAAGTTAGTGAGGACTTAGTGGAAACTTTCGATCACATTGGAAAGTTGAGGAGATGTTTTGCTGGCGGTGGAGAGATTGACTACGATCAAGTAGCCGAACTAATCGTACGAGATATTCGAAATCTACATTTAGGTCGCTTAACTTTTGATAATGTAACTGAATAA
- a CDS encoding ribonuclease HII: MLSLKEIKGKLESTITWQSWMNELETDSRIGAIKLLNTWKNKQSQLEKEILAHEEKCLFDASFCRHKTDLVAGVDEAGRGPLAGPVVTAAVILNDNTDELIGLNDSKQLSKKKRQELAIKIKNNAISYFIHFQSVEKIDELNIYEATKQSMTEAVLNLKERPSVVLVDAMKLPIVIETHSIIKGDAKSLAIAAASILAKTARDDYMDQLHEEYPQYLFNKHAGYGTKQHVEMIYQYGPTIHHRKTFEPIKSLLKK, from the coding sequence ATGTTAAGCTTGAAAGAAATTAAAGGAAAGTTAGAAAGTACGATTACTTGGCAGTCTTGGATGAATGAATTGGAGACCGATAGTAGAATTGGTGCAATCAAGTTATTAAATACTTGGAAGAACAAGCAATCTCAACTTGAAAAAGAAATACTTGCACATGAAGAAAAGTGTTTGTTTGATGCAAGCTTTTGCCGACACAAGACAGACTTAGTGGCTGGTGTAGATGAAGCAGGACGCGGTCCACTTGCTGGACCAGTAGTTACAGCGGCAGTCATCTTAAATGACAATACAGATGAACTTATCGGTTTAAATGACTCCAAACAATTATCAAAGAAGAAACGGCAAGAACTAGCGATTAAAATAAAAAATAATGCAATCAGCTATTTTATTCATTTTCAATCTGTAGAAAAAATAGATGAACTTAATATCTACGAAGCAACAAAACAATCTATGACAGAAGCGGTCTTAAATTTAAAGGAACGTCCATCAGTAGTTTTGGTAGATGCGATGAAACTTCCGATTGTGATAGAAACGCACTCTATTATAAAAGGGGATGCTAAAAGTTTGGCAATTGCAGCAGCATCTATATTAGCGAAAACCGCACGTGATGACTATATGGATCAATTACATGAAGAATACCCGCAGTATTTATTTAACAAGCACGCTGGGTATGGTACGAAACAACATGTAGAGATGATCTATCAGTATGGTCCTACTATTCATCATAGGAAAACATTCGAACCGATTAAGTCATTATTAAAAAAATGA